TCGTAAAAGGCAATGCAGGCGGTCTGTCATCATCGGGTTCTTCAACAGACGCTTCCTTGCCCGTGATCAGAATCTCCCCGATATAGAAGGGAACTTCCTTGCCCGCATCATTAGATTGCACTCTCACGGCAAAATCTTTGCTTGTATCTACCGTATAAGTGCCTGTAAGCGTGAAGGGTTTCCCCGCTTCATAATTCGCTTCAACATAGAGGCCGCTGTAGCTCTGTACATTCTGGAGCAAAGCTTTGGCACCTTCCGGAACATCGACATCTTCAGCGACATAGCCGACGACTTGAATCGTATAAGTCGCTCCGTTTACCATGCCGACTTCGCTGAACGGAATATCGACGCCGTCCCAGTTATTCACCCTGTCATAAACACGAACCGCTTTGCCGTCTTCATTGCCATCGAAGAACAGGTCAGAAACGGCTTCAAGTTTAGCGCTTCCGGCAGGAATAACTGCTCCCAACCCATCTTCAAAGGTTTCATGGTAGATCACCATATCGTCAGATGATTCTGACATTTCAGCTGCTAAGGGCGTCAACCACCCTGCCGGGATCAGCAATGCTGCCAGCAATACGGAGATGATTCGTCTGAACGCTCGACTCATTCCTAGCATTCCCCCTCGTTAATAATATCCATTTACTGGAGAAAGCGGTTACAATACTTGAAGCTTTTGCTCCATATTCAAAGTTAGCATGATTTCCATTCAAACATCACCGTAGGAATTAAAGAACATTCTTTGATAAGTTAATGTTATTGTAGTAATTTTGGATTAAATACTAGAAAAATCCCGGATTCCCTCTACTAAAGAGCCAGGGCTTCTTATTACTTTACTCCTATTCTTGCAATCGTCTTGAACTTGTTCGATAACAGGCAAACCACACGAGGCCAACTGCCAACACTCCCGTTAGAATGAGCCCTCCGAATATACTTCCTGAGGCAACATAAACGCCCTTCCTGCTCCTCATCGCGCTTCCCCCAAATGGTTTCTTACGACACTTAGGTGCATTATACCAAAATCCAGCATCATTACGATGATCCTTATAAAATTCTTAGAATTGCCTCGTAAAGTAGATGACAGCGAGAAAGATAACACTGCGATAAAGGGTGAAGACCGATGGAAATGATCTTGCAAACGAGAAACCTATGTAAATCATTCAAGGGACAGCGAGCTGTCCAAGATGTTTCTCTTTCCATTCCTAAGCACGCAGTCTATGGACTGCTCGGTCCCAACGGGGCGGGCAAATCAACAACGCTGAAGATGCTCACCGGCATGCTGCGGCCCTCCTCCGGCGAGATCTTGTTCGAGGGCAGACCCTGGTCACGCAGGGATCTGGCAAGAATCGGCGCCTTAATCGAGTCGCCGCCGTTATATGAAAACTTAACCGCGCGGGAGAATCTGAAAGTGAGAGCAACCCTCCTCGGCCTGCCGGACACTCGGATCGATGAGGTGCTGCACATCGTGGACTTGGCACATACCGGGAACAAACGTGCCGGCCAATTCTCCATGGGCATGAAGCAGAGGCTCGGGATCGCCCTTGCATTGCTCCACCAGCCCAAACTGCTGATCCTCGATGAGCCGGCCAACGGCCTGGATCCGATCGGCATTCAGGAGCAGCGGGAGCTCATTCGTTCGTTTCCGAAGCAGGGAATCACTGTGATCCTCTCCAGCCACATCTTAAGTGAAGTGGAACAAATCGCTGATCATATCGGCATCATCGCCGGCGGCGTGCTGGCCTATCAGGGGCCGGTTACCCCGGATGGGGACTTGGAATCCTTGTTCATGCAGATCATCAGCAAGCATCGGAAGGGAGGGAACTAGGATGCTGGTCTATATTCGTGCGGAATATCTGAAAATACGCAGAACGTTCACGAAGCAATTGTTCTGGCTCGCCCCGCTTCTCACGATGTTCATGAGTTTCGCGCTTATGGGCGGCCAATATTTCCAAACGGGAACCTACAACTGGTGGTATATTCTCATGCTGCCGGGGGCTTTGACGCTGATCTGCGCGGGAATCATGATGAGGGATAAGAGGAAATTAAACTATCGCGCCATCCTCGGGCTGCCTATTCAGCTGGAGAAAGTCTGGTATGGCAAGATCGGTGCCGCAATGATCCTGTACCTGCTTACCACCATCATCCTGTTCATCGGCGTCGGGATCGGCGGCGTCTTATTCTCTGCCTCGCTGACATGGTCTGAGCATGCCCTGGGCAGTTTACTGCTCTACTTGTCTTATCTCTGGCAGATTCCCCTCTGCCTTTTCTTGACCGATCGGCTCGGCATGATCGCTGCCTTCATCCTCAATCTGCCAGGCAACATCGCAAGCAGCGTCTTATTGGCAGACACGCCGCTCTGGTGGACCGTTCCCTATGCGATCCCCGCAAGGCTGATGTGCGCAGCGATCGGCGTACTGCCGAACGGCTTGCCTGTTCCCGAGGGAGATGTGTTGCTGGATAAAGGCGTCATCTTGCCGGGCGTGCTGATCACCTTGGGCTTGTTCGTCATCCTGAGTCTGCTGACGATGCTGCCTTTTCGCCGCCGGGAGGTTTTATAAGCCATGCGATCCTACTTGCACTGTATCTTGGCAGAGACGATCAAACTCAGAAGACAACCGCTGCCGCTGATCCATCTGCTGGTCCCGTCAGCGGGTGCAGGGATCTTCCTAGCCTTTTATGCCTTCACACCCTATTCACCTGTTTCTAAAGCCTTAGCCTATATGCAGGTCCTGGCAGCCGCTTATCCTGTGATGATCGGGATCGTCTGCGCCATCGCTGCCGATCAAGAAGCAGCTGCCGGACAGTATCAGCAGCTGCTGACCCAGCCAAGCCGGCTTGTCCCTCTAGCAGGCAAGTTGACCCTTCTTCTGGGCTTAGGTGTCGGCAGCTCAGTATTGGCCTCTGCGGGATTCGGAAGCGGCTTCCTCTATTGGCTGCGACAATCCCCCTTTGAATTGGGGTTTTACCTGAAAGCTGCCTGCATCCTCTTTGCAAGTACGGTGATTCTCTATGCGCTGCATCTTTATGTTGGATTAAGATTCGGCAGCGGCGCCTCGATCGGACTGGGAGTCATGGAGAGCCTCCTCGCTGCCCTCCTCCTCACCGGTTTGGGAGATCGCTTATGGATCTATGTTCCCTGCGCATGGGCTCCGCGCTTTATCACCCTCTGGATGCAAGCTGGGATCTCAGAGCATCCCCTCCCTGCGGAACTGCTGTTCAAGCAGGGGATCCTGCTCAGCACAGCCGGAACCCTCTTAAGCATGCTATTATTAGGGTGGTGGTTCTGCCGCTGGGAAGGCAGATTATCCCATGGATAACACGAGCAACAGTCTCTTCGTTAATAGCACGCAATATTAAGGAAGTGATGTTCTTGGCTAATCTGCTGGCTGTCGATGATGAACCTGCGGTTCTGGCTCTGATCAAGAATATTCTCGAGAAGGACGGCCATCTCGTGACGACCATCTCCTCCCCAGCCGAGGTGTTGAACCTTCAGCTGGGAGCCTATGATCTGATCTTGCTCGACGTGATGATGCCGGAGATAGATGGCTTCACCCTCTGCCGCAAGATTCGCAGCAAGGTGGATGGTCCGATCCTGTTTCTCACAGCTAAATCCATGGAGCAGGATATCATGACAGGTTTAGGCGAGGGTGCCGATGATTATATCATCAAGCCCTTCGGCGCCGGTGAGCTTAGAGCCCGCGTCCATGCTCATCTCCGTCGTGAGAAACGGGAGCGGCGCAATCTTCTCTGCCTCGGTGAGATTACCTTTAATCTATCCGGCAAAGAACTCATGGTTGGGGATCACATCGCCGCACTGACTAAGAGCGAATATGCCATCTGTGAGTTCCTAGCCATGAACAGAGGGCAGGTATTCTCCAAGGATCAGATCTATGATTCGGTCTTCGGCTATGACGGCAACAGCGATTATACCACGATCGTCGAACATATTAAGAATATACGCGCCAAACTGAAGCGCCTGGGAGCTGCACCGATTGAAACCGTATGGGGGATCGGATACCGATGGAGATGAGCTTTCGCCGCAAAAGGCAGAAAACCATAAAACTTCGCACGCTTTTTCTAAAGTATCTTGCTGTCTTCTGTGCCGGAACCATCGGCCTCGTCCTGGCCATCGTACTGATCTTCTCCGGCTTAATGACCATCGGTGCGATCCTGCCGGCCAATTATGCCGAGCAGCAGGTGATGCAGATCCGAGAGGAGATTCAAGCCGGGCAGCAGCCCGAGCTTGATGATCCGCACGCCTTGTTCCGTTACGCCAAGTACACGTTAGACGGCCGGCTGCTGGAACATAATCTCTCGAGCGAACAAGCCGCTGCCGCATGGAACCTGCTTGAAGACAGGGAGTTTATCTATCGTTATCCTTACAATTATGCCAAAGCCGTGAACGATCAGGACGTTTATATTCTTAGGTATTCGTTGTCTGCGCAATTCAACCATCCCGGCATGCAGAGAGTGCTGCCCAATGCGGAGATCTGCTTCATCGTCATCTTCTGCATCGCGTTCCTGATCGGGGTTGGACTGCTTGCCTCCTCCTTCGGACGCAAGCTGACGCTTAAGCTAAGCGGACTGCAAGAGGCCGCGAAGCACATTCAAAAGCAGGATCTGGCGTTTGCGATCCGATACAGCGGGATTGCAGAGATCGATCAGGTCTTGCAATCCATGGATCAGATGAGAAACGCCCTGCGAAACTCCCTTGAACGGCAGTGGAAGCTCGAGCGGAGCCGGCGGCAGCAGGTGTCGGCACTGGCCCATGATGTGAAGACGCCGCTGACCATCGTCCGCGGCAATGCGGATCTCCTGGCGGAGACGGACCTCACCGCTGAACAGGAAGAATATGTGCGCTATATCGCTGAAAGCGCCGGGAAGATGGAGGACTATATCAACCGATTAATCGAGATCACCAAAGCCGAACATGCCGCCTCCTATCAACCTGTACACTTCACCATCTGCCCATTCATCCAGAAGATCGAAGATCAGATGAACGCTTTAGCGGTGACCAAGTCCCTTGCTTGCAACGTCATCACCTGCGGTCTGCCGGATACCGTATATGGGGACCCTGGGCTGTTGGAGCGAGCTTTGATGAACGTCATAGCCAATGCCGTCGATCATTCTCCGTATGGCGGCAAGCTGACCTTCATAGCAGAGCAGATACCGGGAAGCATTCGCTTCTGCATTCGCGATGAAGGGCCCGGTTTCTCACCGGAAGCCCTGCGCCTTGCTGCAGAGCCGTTCTATATGGGCGATGCCTCGCGGGGGGCCAGCGGTCATTACGGCATGGGGCTCTACATCACGCAATTCGTCGCAGATCTGCACGGCGGCAAGCTGCTGATCGCCAACTCGGAAGCTGCGGGCGGCGGTGAAGTGAGCTTAACGCTTCCCTATGAAGAACCCGCACATGAAACATAAACATAAATAACCAACCACTCCATAAGGAGTGGATTTCTATTCGCCTCGCACCATTCCATATAAGGTATATTTTTGTATTATCCCTTTACTTTTCCATTCCTTCGGTGTATAGTACATTACATCAGTAATGTACTAGGTATCAAGGTATCATGCCGAGGTTAGGAGGTCTGACGGTGATTTTCCATTCGAATACAACCAAACCGCTCTACATCCAGATCGCAGAATGGCTGGAGAACGAGATCCTGTCCGGGAATATCAGACCTCATGAGAGGATTTATTCACAGTATCAGTTGGCAGAGATGTTCAACATCAACCCTGCTACCGCTGCTAAAGGGCTGAGCTTGTTATTGGAAGAGAATCTAGTGTACAAGAAACGGGGACTCGGCATGTTTGTCGCTGAAGATGCCCAAGCAAGGATCCAGGCCAAAAGGAAGGAGATCACCTTAAGACAGCTCATCTATGACGTCGTGGGAGAAGCCGCTAATCTTGGTGTAAGTGAGGAGGATTTGATCGCTATGATCAAACAAGCCATCTCAGAGCGAAAGGATGGGACCTCATGAATGTGATCGAGTGTCACCAATTAAGCAAGTACTATTACAGAAAACGCGCACTGCATAACCTGTCCTTCACCATCAAAGAACATACGATCACCGGTCTAATCGGACGCAACGGCGCGGGCAAGACGACTTTGCTGCGAATCCTCGCGGGATACTATCGGCCGAGTTCAGGCAACCCCAAATCCCTGCGCGACACGGATTTTTTCTTCGTGGCCAATCGCCTGACCAGCCATCTGTCCAATATCGCATTCTTGCTGACGGTAAGTCTATATGCCGGCATCACGGTGCCGCTCTTAGGCTCTTTGTTCAAGCTGATCATCTATTTAACCACTGATCGTTCGCTCATCTTATCCGGTGATGTCGTGTTATCTGCAGAAGAGTATGCCATTGGGATGTGGGCGACGACCATGGCGGTCAGTTTATTATCGGCCATCGGTTATCTATGGAGCACGCTTATTCAACTCGTCAGACTATTCATAATCGTGCTTCCTGCAATTTTCATCAGCCTCCTCATGCTCAATATCTCCGGTGAATTCGAATTAATATATATGATGTTCCAATTCTATGCCGAGGAAACCTCACTCCTCGTATATAGCTGCAAGATCATCGCCACCTTGGTCGTCCTCTATACATCTGTCGTCATCCTAACGAGCCGATTGGAGGTTGGAAGATGATTGTTCTCTCGATCTTTTTATCTTGAAGTTCCGCCTCATCTCGATGTTGAGATGCTTCAAGGAATGTTAGTGAAGATTGAGGAGTAAGGACAGCCCATTTTCATGTGTGTATGAACATGCTGGCGAGCAGATTCGAAGTTGGTGTGTGAAGATGGCAGGTGAGTGAGTCGGCTGGCGCGTGAGATGGCAGATCCTGTTGTCTCAGAGAGCATATACGGATAGCGGAATTGGTAAATGAATGATCCTCCGCCCTAATCGACGATAGGTTTCATAAACAATTGTGGCAAGCAGAGAATATTTGGTTGTAATCTTATGCGAATTGTAAGTTTCATGTAAATAACATTATAAAAAAGAAAATGCATCAACATTTGACAAAATATTTATGTAGTATTATCCTATATTAGGGAATATCCCCCATTTAATAGGGGTTATGACATCCAGAATTCACATAAAACACAACAATTACTTGTGGGGTGATATAAATTTAACTCGAACAGTAACAGCCTCAGCCTCTGGAACGGTATCTGCATCTGCGATTGCTCGAGCGGAATACGTCCCAGCAGTGTTTCTTTCTGCAAGAGGCGATCATAGCATTTTTTTCGTCCGGGGCACAGAGCATTATAAGTGGGGAGCAGAAACAAATCTTTAAGTAATGCTAAGAACTTAGTGCCTTAGATAAGAGGGAAGCCTCTTACTAAGGCACTTCGTCCATACATACCTATTTCGTTTATAGAGAGGGATGAGATAATGAAAAGACTTATATATGCCGTGGTAACTCTATTATTTGCGATATTCATAACAGGCTGCAGTGAGCGCGAGGAGCTGCCAAACGACAATGTCTATCATCCTGAGGTGGACTTTCCATACATGTATGGCGACGGCTTATATGGTCTGGAGGTGGCAAGTTCACCAAACGGATATTACTTGCTTCACGATAATTTGATTTATTACTTGGACAAAGATACGATGCAACCTGTCATATTAGACAATAGACCTGATCATGGTTGTGATCATCAACCGAATAGTGAGAACTGTTATGCATATGTTGAACAAAGCGCGACTGGTTTAAAATTCATCCAATATTATAACTCCCATTTATACATAGCGGAGACGTTATTTGATCCCCAGATTTCTAAAGCTGGTTGGTATATGAAGTTATCACGAATCGACTTAGATGGCAAAAACAGAAAGGAAATCAAAACGTTTCCCATCCGTCCAAAATCCCTCGCTATTCATCGCGGCTATATTTATTATGCTATCGTAAGTGTTAGCAAGGAAAATGAAGAAAAGTTGGAAATTTTTCGCTCGAGTATTCAAAAACCAAATGAAGAAGAACTGATTTATTCCGGAGAAGCAGATGGAATCGAGGATATATCGCCTATGACCCTGACCCCTTTTGGCAATCAAGTATATTGGGTTGGTTTTGGAAGGCGCGGATATGTAACGCAAAGATATGATTTGATCACAGGAGAAGTGGCAACATTGTGGGATCGCGGGGATGGCAGCAGCAGTTCATATTCGACGATCTCCGATCAAAGGATATATTTTAGTTACTTTTATGGCGATCCAACTGATCCGAGAGCTCTTGTTCAATATTCTTCTAATCTTGCAGGGGATGATATACAAGAAGAAGTAACTATCAGTCAACATCCGCCGATTATTTATTATTTCCTTAAAGATCAGAATTACACCTATATTCGTCCAGTTGATGGTTACGCTGATCTTCTTCCTCAAGATGTTCCTTATGAATTAGCGGTTTTTAAAGATGGCAAGAAAATACACGCACTCGATTTAACCCCTTTGACGAACTTTCTCGACGTGTATGTAGGTGATGAACGTTATATGTTTGTTAGTTATGATGACAATACGAAGTCCGGATTTTATTATATCGACAAGCAAAAATTCGAAACACAAGAAGCTGCATTTATTCCTTTGCTGGAGACTGTGAGAACGGAGTGATTTCCCAAGGATGATTTCCTGCATTTGACTAAGGGGCGCTTGTATGAAGCTGATTGGTTACGAATTCTATAAAATTTCAAAAAAACGGATTGTGTTGCTGTTATCCTTCTTTCTATTAGTGATTAATGGCGTATTTTATGTATATGAACAATATAAAACAAACGAAACACTCATCCAGGATCTTCAAGCATATAAACAGCAAGAACAGAAATATGAAGGCATATCGCCTGAAGAAGGATGGCAACTGACATCCGCACAATATGAGCAGCTGAATCTATTCCAACAGTTTGTTCAAGCAGATGTATTTTCTGATGATCCTGTATGGCAATCTTTCATGGAAGAATTGATCAAGGAACAAGAAGATACATACCAGCAATACTTAGAGAGCCCGTATTACAATCATGCCGATGCGATCCGACGAGATGCCTTTATTAATGAACGGCTAAAATC
The sequence above is drawn from the Insulibacter thermoxylanivorax genome and encodes:
- a CDS encoding HAMP domain-containing sensor histidine kinase, with translation MGDRIPMEMSFRRKRQKTIKLRTLFLKYLAVFCAGTIGLVLAIVLIFSGLMTIGAILPANYAEQQVMQIREEIQAGQQPELDDPHALFRYAKYTLDGRLLEHNLSSEQAAAAWNLLEDREFIYRYPYNYAKAVNDQDVYILRYSLSAQFNHPGMQRVLPNAEICFIVIFCIAFLIGVGLLASSFGRKLTLKLSGLQEAAKHIQKQDLAFAIRYSGIAEIDQVLQSMDQMRNALRNSLERQWKLERSRRQQVSALAHDVKTPLTIVRGNADLLAETDLTAEQEEYVRYIAESAGKMEDYINRLIEITKAEHAASYQPVHFTICPFIQKIEDQMNALAVTKSLACNVITCGLPDTVYGDPGLLERALMNVIANAVDHSPYGGKLTFIAEQIPGSIRFCIRDEGPGFSPEALRLAAEPFYMGDASRGASGHYGMGLYITQFVADLHGGKLLIANSEAAGGGEVSLTLPYEEPAHET
- a CDS encoding ATP-binding cassette domain-containing protein, whose product is MNVIECHQLSKYYYRKRALHNLSFTIKEHTITGLIGRNGAGKTTLLRILAGYYRPSSGNPKSLRDTDFFFVANRLTSHLSNIAFLLTVSLYAGITVPLLGSLFKLIIYLTTDRSLILSGDVVLSAEEYAIGMWATTMAVSLLSAIGYLWSTLIQLVRLFIIVLPAIFISLLMLNISGEFELIYMMFQFYAEETSLLVYSCKIIATLVVLYTSVVILTSRLEVGR
- a CDS encoding lantibiotic protection ABC transporter ATP-binding protein; protein product: MEMILQTRNLCKSFKGQRAVQDVSLSIPKHAVYGLLGPNGAGKSTTLKMLTGMLRPSSGEILFEGRPWSRRDLARIGALIESPPLYENLTARENLKVRATLLGLPDTRIDEVLHIVDLAHTGNKRAGQFSMGMKQRLGIALALLHQPKLLILDEPANGLDPIGIQEQRELIRSFPKQGITVILSSHILSEVEQIADHIGIIAGGVLAYQGPVTPDGDLESLFMQIISKHRKGGN
- a CDS encoding lantibiotic immunity ABC transporter MutG family permease subunit, which translates into the protein MRSYLHCILAETIKLRRQPLPLIHLLVPSAGAGIFLAFYAFTPYSPVSKALAYMQVLAAAYPVMIGIVCAIAADQEAAAGQYQQLLTQPSRLVPLAGKLTLLLGLGVGSSVLASAGFGSGFLYWLRQSPFELGFYLKAACILFASTVILYALHLYVGLRFGSGASIGLGVMESLLAALLLTGLGDRLWIYVPCAWAPRFITLWMQAGISEHPLPAELLFKQGILLSTAGTLLSMLLLGWWFCRWEGRLSHG
- a CDS encoding lantibiotic immunity ABC transporter MutE/EpiE family permease subunit; the encoded protein is MLVYIRAEYLKIRRTFTKQLFWLAPLLTMFMSFALMGGQYFQTGTYNWWYILMLPGALTLICAGIMMRDKRKLNYRAILGLPIQLEKVWYGKIGAAMILYLLTTIILFIGVGIGGVLFSASLTWSEHALGSLLLYLSYLWQIPLCLFLTDRLGMIAAFILNLPGNIASSVLLADTPLWWTVPYAIPARLMCAAIGVLPNGLPVPEGDVLLDKGVILPGVLITLGLFVILSLLTMLPFRRREVL
- a CDS encoding response regulator transcription factor — translated: MANLLAVDDEPAVLALIKNILEKDGHLVTTISSPAEVLNLQLGAYDLILLDVMMPEIDGFTLCRKIRSKVDGPILFLTAKSMEQDIMTGLGEGADDYIIKPFGAGELRARVHAHLRREKRERRNLLCLGEITFNLSGKELMVGDHIAALTKSEYAICEFLAMNRGQVFSKDQIYDSVFGYDGNSDYTTIVEHIKNIRAKLKRLGAAPIETVWGIGYRWR
- a CDS encoding GntR family transcriptional regulator yields the protein MPRLGGLTVIFHSNTTKPLYIQIAEWLENEILSGNIRPHERIYSQYQLAEMFNINPATAAKGLSLLLEENLVYKKRGLGMFVAEDAQARIQAKRKEITLRQLIYDVVGEAANLGVSEEDLIAMIKQAISERKDGTS